Proteins from a genomic interval of Desulfitibacter alkalitolerans DSM 16504:
- a CDS encoding SatD family protein, giving the protein MEKITVLTADIVDSRRNLQQKEKLKEKLKNYTRDFIISSFSMSRGDEIQAIIKGWLQHPNTIRNLRYLAYPLKLRIGIGIGYLEEYVINKPLKDPWSMEGTAFYSARNAVENLKEIKTTMTLFNCSNSYVNKYINTILMLMDTIQDRWTKEQWEAIHKYEELGTYSEAAKILNISYQNVEKRCKAANWKQFYLAEETLAEFDKVFSSFHLIDGE; this is encoded by the coding sequence GTGGAGAAAATTACTGTACTTACAGCTGATATAGTAGATTCTAGAAGAAACCTACAGCAAAAGGAAAAGTTAAAAGAAAAACTTAAAAATTATACAAGAGATTTTATAATTAGTTCTTTTTCCATGTCACGTGGAGATGAAATTCAAGCAATAATAAAAGGTTGGTTACAGCATCCAAATACGATTAGAAATCTTAGGTATTTGGCATACCCACTAAAATTAAGAATCGGCATTGGTATTGGTTATCTTGAAGAATATGTAATTAATAAACCCTTAAAAGACCCATGGTCAATGGAAGGTACAGCTTTTTATTCAGCGAGAAACGCAGTAGAAAATTTAAAGGAAATAAAAACTACTATGACTTTATTTAATTGCTCAAATTCCTATGTAAACAAATATATTAACACGATACTCATGCTCATGGATACTATCCAAGACAGGTGGACCAAAGAACAATGGGAGGCGATTCATAAGTATGAAGAACTTGGTACTTATAGTGAAGCAGCTAAAATTCTAAATATATCTTATCAAAATGTCGAAAAACGGTGTAAAGCAGCAAACTGGAAGCAGTTTTATTTAGCTGAAGAAACTTTGGCTGAATTTGATAAAGTTTTTAGTTCTTTTCACCTTATTGATGGTGAATAA
- the smpB gene encoding SsrA-binding protein SmpB codes for MGIRKVITDNRKARHDYFIEETYEAGIALQGTEVKSMRLGRVNLKDSYAHIQNGQLVLSNMHISPYEKASHFNHDPLRDRKLLMHKREIMRLWGKTREKGLTLVPLKLYFNEKNRVKVEIGLAKGKKLYDKREDLAKKDAERQIKRALSDKQKY; via the coding sequence ATGGGTATTAGAAAGGTAATTACCGATAACAGAAAAGCTCGTCATGATTACTTTATTGAAGAAACCTATGAGGCAGGTATTGCCCTGCAGGGAACTGAAGTAAAATCCATGCGCCTTGGCAGGGTTAACTTAAAAGATAGCTATGCTCATATTCAAAATGGGCAGCTGGTGCTATCTAATATGCATATCAGCCCCTATGAAAAGGCAAGCCATTTTAACCATGACCCTTTGCGGGATAGAAAGCTGCTAATGCATAAAAGAGAGATTATGCGTTTATGGGGCAAGACAAGGGAAAAGGGTTTGACCCTTGTTCCACTTAAATTATACTTTAATGAGAAAAATAGAGTTAAAGTAGAGATTGGTTTAGCCAAGGGCAAAAAATTATATGATAAAAGGGAAGATCTGGCTAAAAAGGATGCAGAACGTCAGATAAAAAGGGCACTAAGTGACAAGCAAAAGTACTAG
- the pyrE gene encoding orotate phosphoribosyltransferase, whose protein sequence is MLTRDEIIEILEKTNSLKTGHFLLSSGLHSDKYVQCALVLSYPWEAEKLCKALAQKLEGIDIEIVVGPALGGIVIAYELARALNVPGIFAERTDGEMALRRGFEIKPGQKVLVVEDVVTTGGSAKEVIKLIKEMGGEVAAVSSLIDRSGGKADFGVPFKALLELDIPAYKPEDCTMCKDGSSAEKPGSRK, encoded by the coding sequence ATGTTAACTAGAGACGAAATAATTGAAATACTGGAAAAAACCAATTCCCTAAAAACTGGCCATTTTCTTTTAAGTTCGGGATTACATAGTGACAAATATGTGCAATGTGCACTAGTGTTAAGCTATCCATGGGAGGCAGAAAAGCTGTGCAAAGCATTGGCTCAAAAGCTGGAAGGTATTGATATTGAAATTGTAGTGGGACCAGCCCTTGGGGGCATTGTTATAGCCTATGAATTAGCCAGGGCGTTAAATGTACCGGGAATATTTGCCGAAAGAACCGATGGAGAAATGGCTTTAAGAAGAGGATTTGAAATTAAACCTGGGCAGAAGGTGCTGGTGGTAGAGGACGTTGTAACAACAGGTGGTTCAGCCAAGGAAGTAATTAAGCTTATAAAAGAGATGGGCGGAGAGGTGGCTGCCGTTTCCTCTTTAATAGATAGAAGTGGTGGAAAGGCTGATTTTGGAGTGCCTTTCAAAGCCCTGCTTGAGCTGGACATTCCTGCATACAAGCCCGAAGACTGCACAATGTGCAAGGATGGCAGTAGTGCAGAAAAGCCAGGCAGCAGGAAGTAA
- the pyrF gene encoding orotidine-5'-phosphate decarboxylase: MKAKDKLIVALDFDTREKAVDAIQRLEADVEIFKVGLELYLASRGKIVEYLQEKGKKVFLDLKFMDIPNTVAGAAREAAKMGVFMFNVHVPGGKQMMASAREAVEQVAAGGLQKPLLIGVTVLTSLDQNDLLQLGITQDVKELVIARARLAKEAGLDGVVASPKEAAEIKSACGDEFVSVCPGVRPTWSAAGDQKRIMTPKDAINQGASYLVVGRPITGAENPAEAAKLVLEEMEEGFEC; encoded by the coding sequence ATGAAGGCAAAAGACAAGCTCATTGTAGCCCTTGATTTTGACACCAGGGAAAAGGCTGTTGATGCTATCCAAAGGCTGGAGGCTGATGTTGAAATCTTTAAAGTAGGACTGGAGCTATATCTGGCATCTAGAGGGAAGATAGTAGAATACCTGCAGGAAAAAGGCAAGAAGGTATTCCTTGATTTAAAGTTTATGGATATCCCTAATACTGTGGCAGGAGCAGCCAGGGAAGCAGCAAAAATGGGGGTTTTCATGTTTAATGTACATGTGCCTGGCGGAAAGCAAATGATGGCAAGTGCTAGAGAGGCCGTGGAACAGGTTGCAGCAGGTGGCTTGCAAAAACCCCTGTTAATAGGTGTTACTGTATTAACCAGCCTTGACCAAAATGACCTGCTGCAGTTGGGCATTACCCAGGATGTAAAGGAGCTGGTAATAGCCAGGGCAAGGCTTGCCAAGGAGGCTGGCCTGGACGGTGTAGTTGCATCGCCCAAGGAAGCTGCAGAAATCAAAAGTGCGTGCGGTGATGAGTTTGTGTCTGTCTGTCCAGGTGTAAGACCAACCTGGTCTGCAGCAGGTGACCAAAAACGCATCATGACACCCAAGGATGCCATTAACCAGGGAGCCAGCTATTTAGTGGTTGGCAGACCCATTACTGGCGCAGAAAACCCCGCAGAAGCAGCCAAGCTAGTTCTAGAAGAAATGGAGGAGGGCTTTGAATGTTAA
- a CDS encoding dihydroorotate dehydrogenase, with the protein MVNLKVKLGALELNNPVTVASGTYGFGLEYADFYDPGKLGAIFTKGITFKPRHGNPPPRLWETPSGILNSIGLENPGVEAFVNEYLPRVKGLGTAIIPNISGSTVEEYCQVAEHLNGKEGIAALEVNISCPNVKEGGMAFGSCPNVAANVVKEVKKVTNLPLIVKLSPNVTDIAAVARAVEEQGADALSLINTLLGMAIDIRTQRPALGNIMGGLSGPAVKPVAVRMVWQASQAVKIPIVGMGGINSWQDAVEFMLAGAHAVCIGTGNFAKPMVAVEVIEGIERYCKERNISNVTELTGRAWK; encoded by the coding sequence ATGGTAAACTTAAAGGTAAAGCTAGGCGCCCTGGAATTGAATAACCCTGTAACTGTAGCCTCAGGAACCTATGGCTTTGGACTTGAATATGCTGATTTTTATGATCCGGGAAAACTTGGTGCAATTTTTACAAAGGGGATTACATTTAAACCAAGACATGGCAACCCGCCTCCAAGACTCTGGGAGACACCCTCGGGAATCTTAAATTCCATTGGGCTAGAAAATCCAGGTGTAGAAGCCTTCGTTAATGAATACCTGCCCAGGGTAAAGGGCCTGGGAACAGCAATCATACCTAATATTTCAGGAAGCACTGTGGAAGAATACTGTCAGGTTGCAGAGCATCTTAATGGCAAGGAAGGAATTGCTGCCCTGGAGGTAAACATTTCCTGCCCCAATGTAAAAGAAGGTGGCATGGCATTTGGAAGCTGCCCCAATGTGGCAGCTAATGTTGTTAAGGAAGTAAAAAAGGTCACGAACTTACCCCTAATAGTGAAACTAAGTCCAAATGTAACTGACATTGCAGCTGTAGCCAGGGCTGTGGAAGAGCAGGGGGCAGATGCCTTGTCGCTGATAAATACACTCCTTGGCATGGCAATTGATATTAGAACCCAAAGACCTGCCTTGGGCAACATAATGGGAGGCTTATCGGGGCCTGCAGTTAAACCTGTTGCTGTCAGAATGGTGTGGCAGGCAAGTCAGGCAGTTAAGATACCTATTGTGGGTATGGGTGGCATCAACTCGTGGCAGGATGCTGTGGAATTTATGCTGGCAGGAGCCCATGCAGTATGTATTGGGACGGGCAACTTTGCAAAACCTATGGTTGCTGTGGAGGTAATTGAAGGAATAGAAAGGTACTGCAAGGAAAGAAATATTAGTAATGTTACCGAGTTAACTGGCAGGGCGTGGAAATAG
- a CDS encoding dihydroorotate dehydrogenase electron transfer subunit: MLLEDGKILVHENLGHNQYLMEVFSPQVAASALPGQFVHIACGAEDASDPLLRRPISIHKINKGKGTIELYYLVVGKGTTMLSKRSAADTISVMGPLGRGFELKVQEQRTVLVGGGMGIAPLLALAEELKLLGKEVVSLLGAAGAQGLVRAKAFKEFGQVIEVTEDGSLGKKGLVTEHLAPLIDMGNAVIYACGPEGMLRAVVKAASGLNVPCQISLEASMACGVGACLGCTCVSGTKGGYPKVCKDGPVFWSGEVKF; encoded by the coding sequence ATGTTATTAGAAGACGGAAAAATACTTGTACATGAAAACTTGGGGCATAATCAATATTTAATGGAAGTTTTCAGTCCCCAGGTAGCTGCTTCTGCACTACCTGGGCAGTTTGTACATATAGCCTGCGGAGCAGAAGATGCATCAGATCCCCTGCTAAGACGGCCCATTAGTATCCACAAGATAAACAAGGGGAAGGGTACCATTGAACTTTACTACCTGGTTGTGGGTAAAGGTACCACAATGTTATCCAAAAGGTCCGCAGCTGATACCATATCAGTCATGGGACCTCTAGGCAGGGGCTTTGAATTAAAGGTGCAGGAGCAAAGGACTGTGCTGGTGGGCGGCGGCATGGGGATTGCCCCACTCCTTGCCCTTGCCGAAGAGCTAAAGCTTCTTGGAAAAGAAGTGGTATCATTACTGGGAGCAGCAGGGGCTCAAGGCCTGGTCAGGGCAAAGGCATTTAAAGAATTTGGCCAGGTCATAGAGGTAACAGAAGATGGGAGTCTGGGCAAAAAAGGTCTTGTTACAGAACACCTGGCACCCTTAATAGATATGGGCAATGCTGTTATTTATGCATGCGGCCCAGAAGGCATGTTAAGGGCTGTGGTGAAGGCCGCTTCAGGGTTGAATGTTCCATGTCAGATATCACTGGAAGCGTCAATGGCCTGCGGTGTTGGAGCATGCCTGGGCTGCACCTGTGTTTCAGGAACTAAGGGAGGCTATCCAAAGGTTTGCAAGGATGGCCCTGTATTCTGGTCTGGCGAGGTGAAATTCTAA
- the carB gene encoding carbamoyl-phosphate synthase large subunit, giving the protein MPKKESIKKVLVIGSGPIIIGQAAEFDYAGTQACRTLKEEGIEVVLINSNPATIMTDAEIADRVYLEPLTLDFVEEVIKVERPDGLLPTLGGQIGLNMAQKLWEVGILEKYKLKLLGTSVEAIKKAEDRKLFKNMMEELDEPVPESAIVNSVEEALDFAQNLGFPVIVRPAYTLGGTGGGVAGNARELEIISSKGIKLSPIGQLLIERSVAGWKEIEYEVIRDGKDNCITICSMENIDPVGIHTGDSIVVAPTQTLSDEEHQTLRSASIKIIRALGIEGGCNIQYALHPRELKYYVIEVNPRVSRSSALASKATGYPIARVATKIAMGYSLDEITNQVTGSTSACFEPALDYVVIKIPRWPFDKFESAHRRLGSQMKATGEIMALGRSFESALLKGIRSLELDSDTLVMDSLKEWSREAIVQGLRHADDRRLWVVAEAFRRGFTIDEVEEITAITRFFLAKIKELVDWEERLAAGPDKDLLIQAKSLGFADKQIGSYWNLSAQEVREMRKGYGIEASYRMVDTCAGEFPAATPYYYSTYGETNELEKSQAEKVLVLGSGPIRIGQGIEFDYCSVHSSWALQEAGVESIVINNNPETVSTDYDTSNRLYFEPLSEEEVLNVIDQEKPAGVITQFGGQTAINLARPLANAGAKILGTSVKNMDIAEDREKFHELLKELAIKHPEGRIALSLAEAEDIALELGFPVLVRPSYVLGGRAMEIVYNREELHQYLEQAVKISKNNPILVDRYLLGREVEVDAVSDGTHVLIPGIMEHVERAGIHSGDSSAVYPSRSLAPRVVDTLIEYTTKLTRGLQVIGMLNIQYVIQDDEVYVIEANPRSSRTVPFISKVINIPLIKVATKIMMGKSLAEQGLTPNYNEHTIFVEPKNLTAVKMPVFSFSKLTEVETSLGPEMKSTGEVLGLDADPTKAMYKALLAAGYDIPPQGTILATIADKDKSEALPILQRFHSLGYNLAATPGTAQMLEGEGISVEVVNKLRDGSHNVVEYIRKGRADLIINTLTRGKEPAKDGFKIRRAAVEYGVACTTSLDTAKAILKIMESMVRVKSLQDYNRGDGSLG; this is encoded by the coding sequence ATGCCTAAAAAAGAGTCAATAAAAAAGGTTTTAGTTATAGGTTCAGGTCCAATTATCATAGGGCAGGCAGCCGAATTTGACTATGCCGGCACACAAGCCTGCAGGACTTTAAAAGAAGAGGGCATAGAGGTTGTCCTCATTAACAGCAATCCGGCTACCATTATGACTGATGCAGAAATAGCAGACAGGGTATATCTTGAACCATTAACCCTTGACTTTGTAGAAGAGGTCATCAAGGTTGAACGGCCTGATGGCCTGCTGCCAACCCTGGGAGGTCAAATAGGATTAAACATGGCCCAGAAGCTGTGGGAAGTGGGCATCCTGGAAAAATATAAGCTCAAGCTTCTGGGAACATCAGTTGAGGCAATTAAAAAGGCTGAGGATAGAAAGCTTTTCAAAAATATGATGGAAGAATTGGATGAACCAGTTCCTGAAAGTGCCATAGTCAATTCAGTTGAAGAAGCTCTAGACTTTGCACAAAACCTGGGCTTTCCGGTAATTGTGAGGCCCGCTTACACCCTGGGTGGAACAGGAGGCGGTGTGGCTGGCAATGCCCGGGAATTGGAGATAATTTCCTCAAAGGGTATAAAGCTCAGTCCCATTGGTCAGCTTTTAATTGAACGTTCTGTTGCCGGCTGGAAAGAGATTGAATATGAGGTTATCAGGGATGGAAAGGATAACTGTATCACCATCTGCAGCATGGAGAATATTGATCCGGTAGGTATTCATACTGGGGACAGTATAGTGGTGGCGCCTACCCAGACCTTGTCAGATGAAGAACATCAAACCCTTCGTTCAGCGTCTATAAAGATTATTAGAGCCCTGGGAATAGAAGGGGGATGCAATATTCAATATGCCCTTCATCCCAGAGAACTGAAATATTACGTAATAGAGGTTAATCCAAGGGTGAGCCGTTCAAGTGCTTTGGCTTCCAAGGCAACAGGCTATCCTATAGCCAGGGTGGCTACAAAAATAGCCATGGGTTACAGCCTGGATGAGATAACTAACCAGGTTACCGGCAGCACATCAGCCTGCTTTGAGCCTGCTTTAGACTACGTGGTGATAAAAATACCGCGCTGGCCCTTTGATAAATTTGAAAGTGCCCATAGAAGGCTTGGTTCACAAATGAAGGCTACTGGAGAAATAATGGCCCTGGGCAGAAGCTTTGAGTCAGCCCTGTTAAAAGGCATACGCTCTCTTGAACTGGACAGTGACACCCTTGTAATGGATTCCTTGAAAGAATGGTCACGGGAAGCTATAGTGCAGGGATTAAGACATGCTGATGACAGGCGCTTGTGGGTTGTGGCGGAAGCCTTTAGAAGAGGTTTTACAATTGATGAGGTTGAAGAAATTACAGCCATTACCAGGTTCTTTTTGGCAAAAATAAAGGAACTGGTTGACTGGGAAGAAAGGCTTGCAGCAGGACCAGACAAGGATCTGTTGATCCAGGCAAAAAGTCTTGGCTTTGCTGACAAGCAAATAGGTTCCTACTGGAACTTGTCAGCACAAGAGGTCAGGGAGATGAGAAAAGGGTACGGTATAGAAGCAAGCTATCGCATGGTGGATACCTGTGCAGGAGAATTCCCCGCAGCCACGCCTTATTATTATTCAACATATGGGGAAACAAATGAATTAGAAAAAAGCCAGGCTGAAAAAGTCCTTGTGCTGGGTTCAGGACCCATTCGTATCGGCCAGGGCATCGAATTTGATTACTGTTCAGTTCACTCCTCCTGGGCGCTGCAGGAAGCAGGAGTTGAATCAATAGTTATCAACAATAACCCTGAAACAGTAAGCACTGATTATGACACAAGCAATAGACTATACTTTGAACCTTTAAGTGAAGAAGAAGTACTCAATGTCATAGATCAGGAAAAGCCTGCCGGCGTCATAACCCAGTTTGGAGGACAAACTGCCATTAACCTGGCCAGGCCCCTGGCAAATGCTGGAGCTAAAATTCTTGGCACTAGTGTTAAAAACATGGATATAGCCGAGGACAGGGAAAAATTCCATGAATTGTTGAAGGAACTTGCTATTAAACACCCTGAAGGAAGAATTGCCTTATCCCTTGCAGAAGCAGAGGATATTGCATTGGAGTTAGGATTTCCAGTATTGGTTCGTCCATCCTATGTACTGGGAGGAAGAGCCATGGAAATTGTATATAACAGGGAAGAGCTGCATCAGTATCTGGAACAGGCAGTTAAAATATCTAAAAACAACCCAATACTTGTTGACCGCTACTTATTAGGCAGGGAGGTAGAAGTAGATGCAGTAAGTGACGGAACCCATGTATTAATTCCAGGGATAATGGAGCACGTTGAAAGGGCCGGGATTCACTCTGGGGACAGCAGTGCTGTATATCCATCACGCTCTCTAGCTCCAAGGGTAGTTGACACCCTTATAGAATACACAACAAAGCTTACCAGGGGGCTTCAGGTAATAGGCATGCTTAACATCCAATATGTAATACAGGATGACGAGGTTTATGTAATAGAAGCAAATCCGCGTTCAAGCAGAACAGTCCCCTTCATCTCCAAGGTAATTAACATTCCACTCATAAAAGTGGCAACCAAGATCATGATGGGCAAAAGCCTTGCAGAACAGGGACTAACACCAAACTACAATGAACACACTATCTTTGTAGAGCCGAAAAACCTAACTGCCGTAAAAATGCCTGTATTCTCCTTCTCCAAGCTTACAGAGGTTGAGACATCCCTTGGCCCCGAGATGAAGTCTACTGGAGAGGTCCTGGGTCTTGATGCCGATCCAACTAAAGCCATGTACAAGGCCCTGCTAGCTGCCGGCTATGATATACCACCCCAGGGAACAATCCTTGCCACCATAGCTGATAAGGATAAAAGTGAAGCGCTGCCAATTTTGCAGAGATTTCACAGTCTGGGCTATAATCTGGCTGCAACTCCAGGTACAGCACAAATGCTTGAAGGTGAGGGTATTTCAGTTGAAGTGGTAAATAAGCTTAGAGACGGCAGTCATAATGTGGTAGAATATATTAGAAAAGGCAGGGCTGACCTGATTATTAACACCCTTACCAGGGGCAAGGAACCGGCCAAGGATGGATTTAAAATAAGAAGGGCAGCTGTTGAATATGGCGTAGCCTGCACCACTTCCCTGGATACAGCCAAGGCTATTCTAAAGATCATGGAATCCATGGTCCGCGTAAAATCCCTCCAGGACTACAACCGGGGGGACGGTTCTCTTGGCTAA
- the carA gene encoding glutamine-hydrolyzing carbamoyl-phosphate synthase small subunit — protein MKAVLVLEDGTVFQGISCGINGEAGGEVVFSTAMTGYQEIISDPSFAGQLITLTYPLVGNYGMASRYQESANTAARGIIIKEETMSYQKGLKGKTLQQYLEENRLIGIKGVDTRTLTRHIRTHGSMRGIISTKETPIEELLQKANEILPITEQNLVDQVTTPKKYTIPGGWPAVAVLDFGVKSNIIRSLNKLGCTVIVFPAHATPEEIKAAEPDGLLLSNGPGDPMMIPHAIDTVKSLLNSMPVMGICMGHQILGTALGARTYKMKFGHRGGNQPVKDLQKDRVFVTSQNHGFCLSKEDLPDDVVITHINLNDGSIEGIKHGHLPVFSIQFHPEGAPGPKDTEYLFKEFMNMISLQGGGSHA, from the coding sequence ATGAAGGCGGTTTTAGTTTTAGAAGATGGGACGGTATTTCAAGGCATTTCATGCGGAATTAATGGAGAGGCTGGCGGGGAAGTTGTTTTTAGCACAGCAATGACTGGATATCAGGAGATTATTTCTGACCCGTCCTTTGCAGGGCAGCTTATTACTTTAACCTATCCTCTGGTAGGCAACTATGGCATGGCCAGTCGCTATCAAGAATCAGCTAACACGGCTGCCAGGGGTATTATTATTAAAGAAGAGACCATGTCTTACCAGAAGGGCTTAAAGGGTAAGACCCTGCAGCAGTATTTAGAAGAAAACCGGCTCATAGGAATAAAAGGCGTTGATACAAGAACATTAACCCGGCACATAAGAACCCATGGCTCAATGAGGGGAATAATCAGCACTAAAGAAACTCCAATTGAAGAATTGCTGCAAAAAGCCAATGAGATACTGCCAATTACAGAGCAGAACCTGGTTGACCAGGTAACGACCCCAAAGAAGTATACCATACCAGGGGGATGGCCTGCAGTGGCAGTGCTTGATTTTGGAGTCAAGAGCAACATTATCAGATCATTAAACAAGCTGGGCTGTACAGTTATTGTTTTTCCGGCTCATGCCACACCAGAAGAAATCAAAGCTGCGGAACCTGATGGACTTCTTTTATCCAATGGCCCCGGTGATCCCATGATGATACCCCATGCTATAGATACAGTTAAAAGCCTGTTAAATTCCATGCCAGTAATGGGCATATGCATGGGCCATCAGATACTTGGAACTGCCCTGGGCGCAAGGACATACAAAATGAAGTTCGGTCACAGGGGCGGCAATCAGCCAGTTAAGGATTTGCAAAAGGACAGGGTGTTTGTTACATCGCAAAACCATGGATTTTGCTTGAGCAAGGAGGACCTGCCTGATGATGTTGTAATTACCCATATTAATTTAAATGATGGGTCCATAGAAGGTATCAAGCATGGACACTTGCCTGTATTTTCAATACAATTTCATCCAGAAGGTGCCCCCGGACCAAAGGATACAGAATACCTCTTTAAAGAATTCATGAACATGATCTCACTCCAGGGAGGTGGCAGCCATGCCTAA
- a CDS encoding dihydroorotase, whose protein sequence is MQLLLKNGRIMDPVTKTEHEGDILIINDKIRAVNHGLKPGPDTRVIDLEGRVVSPGFIDMHVHLREPGYEHKETIASGTRAAAAGGFTTVVAMPNTKPALDNETTIEYVKCKAQREGVIEVLPCAAITKGRKGEEIAEYGILKNAGAVALSDDGEPVANPEVMRRAMEYSLLFDLPILSHSEDKNLSGGSMHEGYFSTILGLKGIPSVAEDVAVARDIALAEYTGARLHISHISTAGAVEMVRAAKKKGLKVTAEAAPHHFSLTDAEVVGYNTATKVNPPLRSQEHVEAVIAGLLDGAIDAIASDHAPHTSEDKNVEYEYAAFGISGVETSVAAALHYLYHKKQMPLMELLCKFTTGPAAILGIKYEGLVPGAAANLTILDMELTKKVDVNSFVSMGKYNPYHGKELKGWPVMTIYKGQIITTS, encoded by the coding sequence ATGCAGTTACTGCTTAAAAATGGTCGGATAATGGATCCCGTAACAAAGACCGAACATGAAGGAGACATACTAATCATCAATGATAAAATTCGTGCTGTAAACCATGGTTTAAAGCCAGGTCCAGATACCAGGGTGATAGATCTGGAGGGTAGAGTGGTTTCCCCGGGCTTTATTGATATGCATGTACATTTGAGAGAGCCTGGCTATGAACATAAAGAGACAATTGCTTCAGGGACAAGAGCAGCTGCAGCTGGGGGTTTTACTACTGTAGTTGCAATGCCCAATACAAAGCCGGCTCTGGATAATGAAACAACTATAGAATATGTAAAGTGCAAAGCGCAAAGGGAAGGTGTCATAGAGGTCCTGCCCTGTGCAGCTATTACCAAGGGACGCAAGGGCGAAGAGATAGCAGAATATGGCATCTTAAAAAATGCCGGGGCAGTTGCTTTATCAGATGACGGTGAGCCAGTTGCAAATCCTGAGGTAATGAGAAGGGCAATGGAATACTCCCTGCTTTTTGACCTGCCCATTCTTTCCCACAGTGAGGACAAAAACTTAAGCGGCGGCTCCATGCATGAAGGCTATTTCAGCACCATCCTGGGACTTAAAGGAATACCAAGTGTTGCTGAGGATGTTGCAGTTGCAAGAGATATAGCCCTTGCAGAATATACAGGTGCCAGACTTCATATTTCCCATATTAGTACTGCAGGTGCAGTTGAGATGGTAAGGGCAGCCAAGAAAAAAGGTCTTAAGGTAACAGCAGAAGCAGCACCCCATCACTTTAGCCTTACTGATGCTGAGGTAGTTGGCTATAATACTGCTACCAAGGTGAATCCGCCCCTTCGCTCCCAGGAGCATGTGGAGGCAGTAATTGCCGGCCTTTTAGACGGAGCCATTGACGCAATAGCTTCTGACCATGCACCCCATACCTCTGAGGACAAAAATGTGGAATATGAATATGCTGCCTTTGGAATTTCAGGTGTAGAAACTTCAGTAGCCGCAGCACTACATTACTTGTACCACAAAAAACAAATGCCATTAATGGAACTGCTGTGCAAGTTTACAACAGGTCCTGCAGCCATACTGGGAATTAAATATGAAGGGTTGGTTCCAGGTGCGGCAGCCAATCTGACCATACTGGACATGGAATTGACGAAAAAAGTAGATGTCAACAGCTTTGTTTCAATGGGCAAATATAACCCTTATCATGGCAAAGAGCTAAAGGGTTGGCCCGTTATGACCATTTATAAGGGACAGATAATAACCACCAGTTAA
- a CDS encoding aspartate carbamoyltransferase catalytic subunit produces the protein MGIKSKDLLGLQGVSREEIELVINTADSLKEIMTRDIKKVPTLRGRVVINLFYEPSTRTRTSFELAGKYMSADMSNLNVSTSSVVKGETLIDTGKTLDAMATDIVIIRHSAAGAPALLGRSMKARIINAGDGYHEHPTQALLDMLTIKQYKGKIEGLKVAIIGDLAHSRVARSNFWGLTTMGADVVLCGPTTLIPRDLQKAGAKIVTNMDEAVKDADVVMMLRVQLERQQKGLFPSIREYAQYYGLNTKRLSLAKADALVMHPGPMNRGVEISSDVADGVQSVIEEQVTNGVAVRMALLYLMGGGASDAVTA, from the coding sequence GTGGGTATTAAATCAAAGGATTTACTGGGTTTACAAGGTGTTTCAAGGGAAGAAATAGAGCTAGTCATAAATACAGCAGACTCACTAAAAGAAATCATGACCAGAGACATAAAAAAGGTGCCTACCTTGAGGGGAAGAGTTGTAATTAATCTTTTTTATGAGCCAAGTACCCGGACAAGAACATCCTTCGAATTGGCAGGCAAGTATATGAGTGCCGACATGTCTAACTTAAATGTGTCTACCAGCAGTGTTGTAAAGGGAGAGACACTTATTGATACAGGTAAAACCCTGGATGCCATGGCAACAGATATAGTAATAATCCGCCATAGTGCTGCAGGTGCCCCTGCTCTCCTCGGCAGGAGTATGAAGGCAAGAATTATCAATGCCGGAGATGGTTACCATGAGCATCCAACCCAGGCTCTTCTGGATATGCTGACCATTAAACAATACAAGGGCAAGATTGAGGGGTTAAAGGTTGCAATTATTGGAGATCTGGCACACAGCAGGGTTGCCCGCTCTAACTTCTGGGGCCTGACTACCATGGGAGCAGATGTGGTCCTTTGCGGACCCACCACCCTTATTCCCAGGGACCTGCAAAAGGCAGGAGCAAAGATAGTTACAAATATGGATGAGGCTGTTAAAGATGCAGATGTTGTAATGATGCTGAGGGTGCAGCTGGAAAGACAGCAAAAGGGCTTGTTCCCTTCAATTAGAGAATATGCCCAGTATTATGGATTAAACACAAAGAGATTAAGCCTTGCAAAGGCGGATGCCCTTGTAATGCACCCTGGTCCAATGAACAGGGGAGTGGAAATTTCCTCAGATGTGGCTGATGGTGTACAGTCAGTTATAGAAGAGCAGGTTACAAATGGTGTTGCAGTGAGAATGGCCCTATTATATCTAATGGGAGGAGGAGCTAGTGATGCAGTTACTGCTTAA